One region of Malania oleifera isolate guangnan ecotype guangnan chromosome 6, ASM2987363v1, whole genome shotgun sequence genomic DNA includes:
- the LOC131157087 gene encoding protein SPEAR3-like translates to MGSSYFGEPNMGNERSSSSSSSSRKGKKGSNSDKPKQPQRGLGVAQLEKIRLHSQMGCSYLPSHLQYPPYPTTNLNQEDIMRMHSSTAYSSVPSSSCFSYSSSSSSTSSYVFQPNMMMGMGELERSNNRYGTANSQPSPTPRWNPGNGILETQHFAQPNMTRHFLNVHEEDSLQKKRKKDKGNSKGSSSQNSESSDSQEVDLELRLSL, encoded by the exons ATGGGAAGTAGTTATTTTGGGGAGCCAAACATGGGAAATGaaagatcatcatcatcatcatcatcatcaaggAAAGGGAAGAAAGGCAGTAATTCAGATAAACCAAAGCAACCCCAGAGAGGGCTTGGCGTTGCTCAGTTGGAGAAAATCAGATTACACAGCCAAATGGGTTGCTCTTACCTCCCTTCCCACCTTCAGTACCCTCCTTACCCTACAACCAATCTCAACCAG GAGGATATAATGAGAATGCACAGTAGCACAGCGTATTCATCAGTGCCGTCTTCATCTTGTTTCTcatattcatcatcatcatcatctacaTCCTCTTACGTCTTCCAACCCAACATGATG ATGGGAATGGGTGAACTGGAAAGATCGAATAACAGATATGGTACTGCTAATTCCCAACCTAGTCCTACACCGAG ATGGAATCCTGGCAATGGCATCTTGGAGACCCAACATTTTGCACAACCCAACATGACAAGACACTTTTTGAACGTTCATGAAGAG GATTCACtacaaaaaaagagaaagaaagataaGGGTAATTCAAAGGGATCAAGTAGTCAGAATTCAGAATCGAGCGACTCTCAAGAAGTAGATTTGGAGCTCAGATTGTCACTTTAA